A part of Citrifermentans bremense genomic DNA contains:
- the pdhA gene encoding pyruvate dehydrogenase (acetyl-transferring) E1 component subunit alpha: protein MAGNLRELLSEEELLKFYEQMVVCREFEESCAEQYSKGHITGFLHLYSGQEAVAVGCTAGLKQTDYVLSAYRDHAQAIVRGADPKRVMAELFGKATGICKGKGGSMHLFAPELNFMGGYAIVGGQFPIAVGLAWGSQLQEQDRITACFFGDGSMNQGTFHESLNWARLWDLPVLFICENNFYGIGTEVHRASAQAALHRRTCGYDIPSEKVDGMDVVAMYQATKRAAEWVRERQRPYFIEAVTYRFRGHSMSDPAKYRSSSEADVWKSRDPIPNLSRRLLEEGIADQARLDQINQAALAQVREAVRFAEDSPWPEDAEVWNDIYV, encoded by the coding sequence AGGAGAGCTGCGCCGAGCAGTACTCCAAGGGGCATATCACCGGTTTTCTGCATCTTTATAGCGGGCAGGAGGCGGTAGCAGTCGGGTGCACGGCAGGGCTGAAGCAGACAGACTACGTGCTGTCGGCCTACCGCGACCATGCCCAGGCCATCGTCAGGGGCGCCGATCCCAAAAGGGTCATGGCTGAGCTCTTCGGCAAGGCGACCGGCATCTGCAAGGGGAAGGGGGGCTCGATGCACCTCTTCGCCCCCGAGCTTAACTTCATGGGTGGCTACGCCATCGTGGGGGGGCAGTTCCCCATCGCCGTCGGCCTTGCCTGGGGGAGCCAGCTCCAGGAACAGGACCGCATCACCGCCTGTTTCTTCGGGGACGGCTCCATGAACCAGGGAACCTTTCACGAGTCGCTGAACTGGGCCAGACTTTGGGACCTCCCCGTGCTTTTCATCTGCGAGAACAACTTCTACGGCATCGGGACCGAGGTGCACCGGGCCTCGGCCCAGGCTGCTTTGCACCGGCGTACCTGCGGCTACGACATCCCCAGCGAGAAAGTCGACGGCATGGACGTGGTCGCCATGTATCAGGCCACCAAGAGGGCGGCGGAGTGGGTGAGGGAGCGGCAGCGCCCATACTTCATCGAGGCGGTCACCTACCGGTTCCGCGGCCACTCCATGTCGGATCCCGCCAAGTACCGCAGTTCCTCCGAGGCCGACGTCTGGAAAAGCCGCGACCCGATACCAAACCTGTCGCGGCGCCTGCTTGAGGAGGGGATCGCGGACCAGGCCCGCTTGGACCAGATCAATCAGGCCGCCCTGGCCCAGGTCCGGGAAGCGGTCCGGTTCGCCGAGGACTCCCCCTGGCCGGAGGACGCCGAGGTCTGGAACGACATCTACGTCTGA